One Thermoanaerobaculales bacterium DNA window includes the following coding sequences:
- the hemC gene encoding hydroxymethylbilane synthase, whose amino-acid sequence MSEALTLRVGTRGSELALWQAERVAGRARDELGIGCRIEVIRTRGDRIQDLAVPTSEGKGLFTRELQEALLERRVDLVVHSLKDLPVEEPPGLEVAAIPERGAASDLLLAPRGTVRATPADPIGLPEGAVVGTSSPRRAAQLLALRPDLQVRALRGNVPTRVGRLREGRYDAVVLAAAGVDRLALALDGLDRSDLPPEVMLPAPGQGALAIETRQHDDVTLALRRLDDPSAARCVGAERRLLALLGGGCHLPLGCLATEDGGAIRLQAALGAVDSGTGRAEVTRVAAVATAPQAAARACFEALRLAMPEAVGR is encoded by the coding sequence GTGAGCGAGGCCCTCACCCTTCGCGTCGGCACCCGCGGCTCGGAGCTCGCGCTGTGGCAGGCGGAGCGGGTCGCCGGCCGCGCGCGCGACGAGCTCGGCATCGGCTGCCGGATCGAGGTCATCCGCACCAGGGGCGACCGCATCCAGGACCTGGCCGTCCCCACCAGCGAGGGCAAGGGCCTGTTCACCAGGGAGCTCCAGGAGGCGCTGCTCGAGCGCCGGGTCGACCTCGTCGTGCACTCGCTGAAGGACCTCCCGGTCGAGGAGCCGCCCGGCCTCGAGGTTGCCGCCATCCCGGAGCGCGGCGCCGCCAGCGACCTGCTGCTGGCGCCCCGCGGCACCGTGCGCGCGACGCCGGCCGACCCGATCGGCCTCCCCGAGGGCGCGGTCGTGGGCACCTCGTCGCCGCGCCGGGCAGCCCAGCTGCTGGCGCTGCGCCCGGACCTCCAGGTCCGCGCCCTGCGCGGCAACGTCCCGACCCGCGTTGGACGGCTGCGGGAAGGGCGGTACGATGCCGTCGTGCTCGCCGCCGCCGGTGTCGACCGGCTCGCCCTTGCCCTCGACGGGCTCGATCGCAGCGACCTCCCCCCCGAGGTCATGCTGCCGGCGCCGGGCCAGGGCGCGCTCGCGATCGAGACCCGCCAACATGACGATGTCACGCTCGCGCTTCGCCGGCTCGACGACCCGTCGGCGGCGCGCTGCGTCGGCGCCGAGCGACGGCTGCTCGCGCTGCTCGGCGGCGGCTGCCACCTGCCGCTCGGCTGCCTCGCCACGGAGGACGGTGGCGCGATCCGGCTCCAGGCGGCCCTCGGCGCCGTCGACTCCGGCACCGGCCGCGCCGAGGTCACCCGGGTGGCGGCGGTCGCCACCGCGCCGCAAGCCGCGGCGCGCGCCTGCTTCGAAGCGCTGCGGCTCGCGATGCCGGAGGCGGTCGGCCGGTGA